One stretch of Aquimarina sp. Aq107 DNA includes these proteins:
- a CDS encoding TetR/AcrR family transcriptional regulator, with product MLTKAEKTSEFIVQTVAPIFNKNGYAATSLSDITKATGLTKGAIYGNFKNKEDLAIAAFTMTVKNMLRRITDHQTLSNSPVEKLFLITDFYRNYYNYSQELGGCPVLNMGVDAKHQNSPLFKYVQYTIDKIQNNLALLINEGKNCEEIKSDIDSIIYSKRLYTMIIGAIFMTHTMEDNSYLLQTMDQIDTMILNELKL from the coding sequence ATGCTTACCAAAGCCGAAAAAACTTCAGAGTTTATAGTTCAAACAGTTGCTCCTATTTTTAACAAAAATGGATATGCAGCTACAAGTTTGAGTGATATTACTAAGGCAACTGGTTTAACTAAAGGAGCCATTTACGGAAATTTCAAAAATAAAGAAGACTTGGCTATTGCAGCGTTTACAATGACTGTCAAAAACATGTTAAGACGTATAACTGATCATCAGACACTGAGTAATTCTCCAGTTGAAAAGCTATTTCTCATTACAGACTTTTATAGAAATTATTACAATTACAGTCAAGAATTAGGAGGATGCCCTGTTCTTAATATGGGAGTTGATGCAAAACATCAAAATAGTCCTCTTTTTAAGTATGTACAATATACAATTGATAAAATTCAAAATAATCTTGCCTTACTAATCAATGAAGGAAAAAATTGTGAAGAAATTAAATCTGATATAGATTCTATAATCTATTCAAAAAGGTTATATACCATGATAATTGGAGCGATATTTATGACACATACCATGGAAGATAATAGTTATTTATTGCAAACTATGGACCAAATAGACACTATGATTCTTAATGAATTGAAACTATAA
- a CDS encoding thioesterase family protein yields MKNIMTALPKILESKAKIRFQHCDPFNHLNNAEYINYMINAREDQIINYYDLDLFKMAQTQGISWVVGSNQIAYLRPALLMEDVIIDSQLISFSENELHVEIRMWNHNKAELKAVMWSSFVHFNLLKQKRWNHVPELMELFNSVLNPLEVNTFNQRILQLKPQKV; encoded by the coding sequence ATGAAAAATATTATGACAGCATTACCAAAAATCTTAGAAAGCAAAGCAAAGATCAGATTTCAACATTGCGATCCATTCAACCATCTTAATAATGCAGAATATATTAATTATATGATCAACGCTAGAGAAGATCAAATAATTAACTATTACGATTTAGACCTTTTTAAAATGGCACAAACGCAAGGCATAAGTTGGGTTGTAGGAAGTAATCAAATTGCATATTTACGTCCAGCATTGTTGATGGAAGATGTTATTATTGACTCACAACTTATATCATTTTCCGAAAATGAATTACATGTTGAAATACGTATGTGGAATCACAATAAAGCTGAACTAAAAGCGGTTATGTGGAGTTCTTTTGTGCATTTTAATTTATTAAAACAAAAACGTTGGAATCACGTTCCTGAACTGATGGAATTGTTTAATTCTGTATTAAATCCATTGGAAGTTAATACCTTTAATCAAAGAATTTTACAACTAAAACCACAAAAAGTGTAA
- a CDS encoding cellulase family glycosylhydrolase: protein MKLNFTHQKQLSTLILFLIFSSFSYAQTVVERYGRLQVNGSHVTAENGEKISLAGMSLFWSNAGDGGDFYNSQTVNHLADDWKNPIIRAALGVKEDWDGGTGYIDNTAAQKAKIRTVIDAAIAKGVYVIIDWHTHAAEVYKDEAVAFFTEMAELYGNNDHVIYEIYNEPINQSWNDVKNYANDVIAGIRSKDPDNLIIVGSPTWSQDVDKAAADPITGDPNLAYTLHFYANTHKQFLRDRALAAMNSGIALFVTEWGTTDASGNGGYNPQESQIWLDFMIENHISYVNWTVSHKPEDSCVVSPNMGVQGLINGNLTTSGIFIRNHLLARAATLSVDDFTINNEKLSLAQNPVNDILSITSNTIIDDLTIYDMNGRSVFYKDLNKNNPQVNINTLNSGNYILKVSSNSNTTTTKFVKQ from the coding sequence ATGAAACTTAACTTTACACATCAAAAACAATTATCTACCCTAATTCTCTTTTTAATTTTTAGTTCTTTTAGCTATGCTCAAACTGTGGTCGAAAGATATGGTAGGTTACAAGTTAACGGAAGCCACGTTACTGCAGAAAATGGAGAAAAAATAAGCCTAGCCGGAATGAGTCTATTCTGGAGTAATGCAGGTGATGGTGGAGATTTCTATAATAGTCAAACAGTAAATCATTTAGCAGATGATTGGAAAAACCCTATCATAAGAGCAGCTCTTGGTGTTAAAGAAGATTGGGATGGAGGTACTGGTTATATAGATAATACTGCAGCCCAAAAAGCAAAAATTAGGACTGTTATAGATGCAGCTATTGCTAAAGGAGTTTATGTAATCATTGATTGGCACACTCATGCTGCGGAAGTATATAAGGATGAAGCCGTAGCATTTTTTACAGAAATGGCAGAATTATATGGAAATAATGATCACGTTATCTATGAGATCTATAACGAACCTATAAATCAATCTTGGAATGATGTTAAAAATTATGCTAATGATGTAATTGCAGGAATACGTTCTAAAGATCCAGATAATTTAATTATCGTTGGGAGCCCAACTTGGTCGCAGGATGTAGATAAAGCTGCTGCTGATCCTATCACAGGAGATCCTAACCTAGCCTATACTTTACATTTTTATGCTAATACACATAAACAGTTTTTAAGAGATCGAGCATTAGCTGCTATGAACAGTGGAATTGCATTATTTGTTACAGAATGGGGTACTACGGATGCTAGTGGAAATGGTGGATACAATCCACAAGAGTCACAGATCTGGTTAGACTTTATGATTGAAAACCACATAAGTTATGTAAATTGGACAGTTTCTCATAAACCAGAAGATTCTTGTGTTGTGAGTCCAAATATGGGAGTACAAGGATTGATAAATGGAAATCTAACAACATCAGGTATTTTTATCCGAAATCATTTACTTGCTCGAGCAGCAACCTTAAGCGTTGATGATTTTACAATTAACAACGAAAAACTATCATTGGCTCAAAATCCAGTAAACGATATTCTCTCTATTACCTCTAATACTATAATAGATGATCTAACAATTTATGATATGAATGGAAGATCTGTTTTTTATAAGGATTTAAATAAGAACAATCCTCAGGTTAATATTAACACCCTAAATTCAGGTAATTACATTTTAAAAGTAAGTTCTAATAGCAATACAACTACCACAAAATTTGTAAAACAGTAG
- a CDS encoding esterase-like activity of phytase family protein, translated as MNTIILRFIFTILITQILVSCASITNSTVNDSLKLKYLDEHVIYNDSIFEGSRIGGLSAIEYHKEEDTYYFVCDDAKNPRFYKAKISLDNNIIDKIDINQLIKIKDQENQFLENNVADLEAIRIYDKNKFILSSEGSIKNKYDPTIFITDIDGNYKSKFQLPSYFLTGDNSKNQPRHNGVFEGLVNDINNKGYWAAMELPLELDGDEPTFDKSGAPIRITHFNVKTKTADFQFTYPLDKLAKDPKGKFGVNGVTGLLQLNKSQFIIIERGYAAGYGTQGNTVRIYLANIKDATNTVAFEFLKNKKYQLATKQLLFDFETIRNQLTNQIVDNIEGITFGPILANGNQSLLLISDNNFNPTSEQINQLILLEVLKNK; from the coding sequence ATGAATACTATTATTTTGCGCTTTATTTTCACAATTCTAATTACTCAAATTCTAGTTTCTTGCGCTAGTATAACCAATAGCACAGTTAATGACTCTCTAAAATTAAAATATCTAGATGAACACGTAATATATAATGACTCTATTTTTGAGGGCAGTAGAATTGGAGGGCTTTCGGCTATTGAATATCATAAAGAAGAGGATACCTATTACTTTGTTTGTGATGACGCAAAAAATCCTAGGTTTTACAAAGCAAAAATTTCTCTTGATAATAATATTATTGATAAAATTGATATAAATCAACTAATCAAAATAAAAGATCAAGAAAATCAATTTCTGGAGAATAATGTAGCTGACTTAGAAGCTATCAGGATATATGATAAAAATAAATTTATATTAAGTAGCGAGGGATCTATAAAAAACAAATATGATCCTACCATTTTTATAACAGATATTGATGGGAATTACAAAAGTAAATTTCAACTTCCCTCCTATTTTTTAACAGGTGATAATTCTAAAAATCAACCAAGACATAATGGTGTTTTTGAAGGACTTGTCAATGATATAAATAACAAAGGATATTGGGCCGCAATGGAGCTTCCGTTAGAACTTGATGGCGATGAACCAACTTTTGATAAATCTGGAGCTCCCATAAGAATTACTCATTTTAATGTAAAAACAAAAACAGCTGACTTTCAATTCACTTATCCACTAGATAAACTAGCGAAAGATCCTAAAGGAAAATTTGGTGTAAATGGAGTTACGGGCTTATTACAACTTAATAAATCTCAATTTATAATTATAGAACGAGGATACGCCGCAGGTTATGGTACACAAGGTAACACGGTAAGAATATATTTAGCAAATATAAAAGATGCTACTAATACCGTGGCGTTTGAATTTTTAAAGAATAAAAAATATCAATTAGCAACTAAACAACTACTTTTTGATTTCGAAACTATTAGAAATCAACTAACAAATCAGATTGTTGATAATATAGAAGGTATTACTTTTGGCCCTATATTAGCAAATGGAAATCAATCGTTATTGTTAATTTCAGACAATAATTTTAATCCAACTTCGGAACAGATCAATCAATTGATATTACTTGAAGTACTAAAAAACAAATAA
- a CDS encoding histidine phosphatase family protein: protein MKTKYISTAILLIGIVFSSCAQKKSENVSTTTYILVRHSEKDLSDPTNRNPNLTEEGKKRSENLVSILADFKIDKIYSTDYARTLQTASPISKDRNIEVSIYDPRKLYDDKFQKETLGKTSIIVGHSNSTPTFVNKIMGVEKYSSIDEKNYSKLFIIKVTGDVITDTVLNIN, encoded by the coding sequence ATGAAAACTAAATACATCTCTACAGCTATTTTATTAATAGGTATTGTTTTTTCGAGCTGTGCTCAAAAGAAATCTGAAAATGTTAGTACCACTACTTATATTTTGGTGAGACATTCCGAAAAAGATCTTAGTGATCCAACCAATAGAAACCCAAACTTAACTGAAGAAGGAAAAAAAAGATCTGAGAATCTTGTTAGTATATTAGCCGATTTTAAAATTGATAAAATATACAGTACGGACTATGCCAGAACCTTGCAAACTGCCAGTCCTATATCAAAAGACCGAAATATTGAAGTGTCCATCTACGACCCTAGAAAACTGTATGATGATAAATTTCAAAAAGAAACACTAGGAAAGACATCCATAATCGTTGGCCATAGCAATTCAACTCCAACCTTTGTTAATAAAATTATGGGAGTTGAGAAATACAGCTCTATTGATGAAAAAAACTATAGTAAGCTTTTTATTATTAAAGTAACAGGAGATGTAATAACAGATACTGTTCTTAATATTAATTAA
- a CDS encoding DUF6503 family protein, with protein sequence MKKFSFLCGILFLLSFATPTIQYNAQQIVDKAIENAGGAKFDNVMIRFSFRGKEYRSIRSNGRYQLERVVFSNDGMTHDILSNKGLSRTIESCKVKVVDSMVTKISDGVNSVHYFANLPYGLNAPAVHKELVGESKLKGSAYYKIKVTFDQEGGGTDYEDEFMYWIHKENFTIDYLAYKYAVDGGGIRFREAYNARVVNGIRFVDYNNYKASNLSTPLSELDSMFDKDQLKLLSKIELDDIYVYDNNDCC encoded by the coding sequence ATGAAGAAGTTTTCATTTTTATGTGGGATATTGTTTTTACTATCTTTTGCAACTCCTACGATTCAATATAATGCTCAACAGATTGTCGATAAAGCTATTGAAAATGCTGGAGGTGCAAAATTTGATAATGTCATGATTAGGTTTTCTTTTAGAGGAAAAGAATATAGGAGTATACGCAGCAATGGGCGATATCAATTAGAAAGAGTAGTGTTCAGCAATGATGGTATGACTCATGATATTCTTAGTAATAAAGGCTTGTCTAGGACTATTGAAAGTTGTAAAGTTAAAGTTGTGGATTCGATGGTAACTAAAATTAGTGATGGTGTAAATTCGGTGCATTATTTTGCAAACTTACCATATGGATTGAATGCCCCAGCTGTTCATAAGGAACTTGTTGGCGAATCTAAGTTAAAAGGCTCTGCTTACTATAAAATCAAAGTTACTTTTGATCAAGAAGGTGGCGGTACGGATTATGAAGATGAATTCATGTATTGGATTCATAAAGAAAATTTCACCATTGATTATTTAGCATATAAATATGCAGTAGATGGAGGAGGAATTCGTTTTAGAGAAGCATATAATGCTAGGGTAGTTAATGGAATTAGATTCGTTGATTATAATAATTATAAGGCTAGCAATTTATCGACACCTTTATCAGAATTAGATTCCATGTTTGATAAGGATCAATTAAAACTGTTATCTAAAATAGAACTAGATGATATTTATGTTTATGATAACAATGATTGTTGTTAA
- a CDS encoding DUF3887 domain-containing protein, with the protein MKYILLFLVCIAAQPLLAQDAAAYEKTTKAFQENFNAQNIDAIFDLYSTEMQEEMTKEGVTRFIKGCHSQFGNLNTLTFIESAEGINSYTAAFDNISLVMELKLNPDGKIGTIQFQEP; encoded by the coding sequence ATGAAATATATATTATTATTTTTGGTTTGTATAGCAGCGCAGCCATTATTAGCGCAAGATGCTGCTGCCTATGAAAAAACTACTAAAGCCTTCCAAGAAAATTTTAACGCACAAAATATAGATGCTATTTTCGATTTATACTCGACCGAAATGCAGGAAGAAATGACCAAAGAAGGAGTTACACGTTTTATAAAAGGATGTCATTCTCAATTTGGTAACCTAAATACACTAACATTTATTGAATCTGCAGAAGGAATCAATAGCTATACAGCAGCTTTTGACAATATTAGTTTAGTAATGGAACTAAAATTAAATCCTGATGGAAAAATTGGGACTATACAATTTCAAGAACCTTAA
- the smpB gene encoding SsrA-binding protein SmpB yields MSQNRINILNRKAKFEYEFLDKYTAGIKLVGTEIKAIREGKAGIAESFCEFHNNGELFVINMNIEEYSHATYFNHNPKSERKLLLNRQELKKLEKEVKNSGLTIIPTRLFVNDRGLAKLDIALARGKKLYDKRETIKDRDNKRALDRIKKDYK; encoded by the coding sequence ATGAGTCAAAATAGGATTAATATACTTAATAGAAAAGCTAAATTCGAATACGAATTTTTAGACAAATACACAGCTGGAATTAAACTAGTAGGTACAGAAATAAAAGCTATTAGAGAAGGAAAAGCAGGTATTGCAGAAAGCTTCTGTGAGTTTCATAATAATGGAGAACTCTTTGTTATTAATATGAATATTGAAGAATATTCTCACGCCACCTATTTTAATCATAATCCTAAAAGTGAACGAAAGTTATTGCTAAACAGGCAAGAATTAAAAAAGCTAGAGAAAGAAGTCAAAAATTCTGGTCTTACCATTATACCTACTAGATTATTTGTAAATGATAGAGGTTTAGCCAAATTAGATATCGCTCTTGCTAGAGGTAAAAAACTTTATGACAAGCGTGAAACTATTAAAGATCGGGACAATAAACGTGCTCTAGATCGCATAAAAAAAGATTATAAGTAA
- a CDS encoding protein-L-isoaspartate(D-aspartate) O-methyltransferase → MKSKDTLKHAGKRKQLVDVIVGKGIKDELVLGAINKIPRHLFMDSSFDDHAYQDKAFPIGADQTISQPYTVAFQSELLEVERGDKVLEIGTGSGYQTAVLCELGCKVYSIERQQELFKKTKLFLPKLGYRPKHLSFGDGYKGLEQFAPYKGIIVTAGAPYVPKPLLAQLEIGGRLVIPVGNDPQVMTLFIRKSDTKFEKHEFGEFRFVPLLEDKN, encoded by the coding sequence ATGAAATCTAAAGATACGCTAAAACACGCTGGTAAAAGGAAACAGCTTGTCGACGTGATAGTTGGCAAAGGAATTAAAGATGAATTGGTTCTTGGTGCAATTAATAAGATACCAAGGCATTTATTTATGGATTCTAGTTTTGATGACCATGCTTATCAGGATAAAGCTTTCCCAATTGGAGCTGATCAAACCATTTCTCAGCCATATACCGTAGCCTTTCAATCAGAATTGCTAGAGGTTGAACGTGGAGATAAAGTATTAGAAATAGGTACTGGATCGGGATATCAAACAGCAGTTTTATGCGAATTAGGTTGCAAAGTTTATAGTATAGAAAGACAACAAGAGCTTTTTAAAAAAACGAAACTTTTTTTACCAAAACTAGGATATCGTCCTAAACATCTATCTTTTGGAGATGGATATAAAGGTTTGGAGCAGTTTGCTCCTTATAAAGGTATTATCGTAACAGCTGGTGCTCCTTATGTTCCTAAACCCTTATTGGCCCAATTAGAAATAGGAGGTAGGTTAGTTATTCCAGTTGGTAACGATCCACAGGTAATGACATTATTTATACGTAAAAGTGACACCAAGTTTGAAAAACATGAATTTGGAGAGTTTCGCTTTGTACCTTTATTAGAAGATAAGAATTAG
- a CDS encoding Gfo/Idh/MocA family protein, which produces MLKAGVLGAGHLGKIHLRLLKQSENYELVGFYDASEKQAKAIAEEFGYQLFNSVEELIAAVDVVDIVTPTFAHFEVAKQAIQAGKHVFIEKPITNTVEEAEKLIELANTHNVKGQVGHVERFNPAYTSVSKKIDNPMFIEAHRLAEFNPRGTDVPVVLDLMIHDIDAILSVVHSDVKHISASGVSVISETPDIANARIEFENGCVANLTASRISLKNMRKARFFQKDAYISVDFFEKKCEVVKMKDAPEKPGDFDMILQNAEGIKKQIYFDNPEVPSNNAILDELDTFAEAINNDTTPIVSLTQGKKALEVALQIIGCFKDDQQQKA; this is translated from the coding sequence ATGCTCAAAGCCGGAGTACTTGGCGCAGGACACCTTGGAAAAATTCATCTACGTCTCCTGAAACAATCTGAAAATTACGAACTGGTTGGTTTTTATGACGCCAGTGAAAAACAAGCAAAAGCTATTGCAGAAGAATTTGGTTATCAATTATTCAATTCTGTAGAAGAATTGATAGCTGCGGTGGATGTTGTAGATATTGTAACACCTACTTTTGCTCATTTTGAAGTAGCTAAACAAGCCATACAAGCTGGAAAACACGTCTTTATAGAAAAACCAATTACCAATACGGTTGAAGAAGCTGAAAAACTAATTGAGCTTGCTAATACTCATAATGTAAAGGGTCAGGTTGGTCACGTAGAACGTTTTAACCCAGCATACACTTCTGTTTCCAAGAAGATTGATAATCCAATGTTTATCGAAGCTCATAGATTAGCTGAGTTTAATCCTAGAGGAACGGATGTTCCTGTTGTTTTAGACTTAATGATTCATGATATCGATGCGATACTAAGTGTTGTGCATTCTGATGTAAAACATATTAGCGCCAGTGGAGTGTCTGTAATAAGCGAAACTCCTGATATCGCAAATGCTCGTATCGAATTCGAAAATGGATGTGTCGCTAACCTTACTGCAAGTCGTATCTCTTTAAAAAACATGCGAAAAGCTAGATTTTTTCAGAAAGATGCCTATATCTCTGTTGATTTCTTCGAGAAAAAATGTGAAGTAGTAAAAATGAAAGATGCGCCAGAAAAACCTGGTGATTTTGATATGATCTTGCAAAATGCGGAAGGTATAAAAAAACAAATCTATTTTGATAATCCAGAAGTTCCTTCGAATAATGCAATATTAGACGAACTAGACACTTTTGCCGAAGCTATTAATAACGATACGACTCCTATTGTATCCTTGACTCAAGGTAAAAAAGCACTGGAAGTAGCATTACAGATTATTGGATGTTTTAAAGACGACCAACAACAAAAAGCATAA
- a CDS encoding 3-hydroxybutyryl-CoA dehydrogenase: MKNVAVIGAGTMGNGIAHTFAQKGFKVQLIDISQQSLDKGLATITKNLDRMIAKEKISEADKEATLGNISTYTSIKEGVEYAGLVVEAATENVDLKLKIFKDLSEACPEDTILATNTSSISITQIAAVTKRPDMVIGMHFMNPVPIMKLVEIIRGYNTSDEVTNTIMEMSKTLGKVPVEVNDYPGFVANRILMPMINESIETLYNGVAGVSEIDTVMKLGMAHPMGPLQLADFIGLDVCLSILNVMYDGFKNPKYAPCPLLVNMVMAGKLGVKSGEGFYDYSESRKAENVAKQFV, encoded by the coding sequence ATGAAAAACGTAGCAGTAATTGGTGCTGGAACGATGGGGAATGGAATTGCCCATACTTTTGCACAAAAAGGTTTTAAAGTTCAATTAATTGATATTTCTCAGCAGTCACTAGATAAAGGATTGGCAACAATCACTAAAAATCTTGATAGAATGATTGCTAAAGAAAAAATTTCTGAAGCTGACAAAGAGGCTACTCTTGGTAATATTTCGACATATACAAGTATCAAAGAAGGTGTAGAATATGCTGGTCTTGTGGTAGAAGCAGCCACAGAAAATGTTGATTTAAAACTAAAAATATTTAAGGATCTAAGTGAAGCATGTCCAGAAGACACAATCTTAGCTACGAATACTTCTTCTATTTCTATTACCCAGATTGCTGCGGTAACTAAAAGACCTGATATGGTCATAGGAATGCATTTTATGAATCCTGTACCAATCATGAAATTGGTAGAGATCATAAGAGGTTACAACACATCAGATGAAGTAACCAATACGATCATGGAAATGTCCAAAACGTTAGGCAAGGTTCCTGTAGAAGTTAATGATTATCCTGGTTTTGTTGCGAATAGAATTTTGATGCCTATGATCAATGAATCTATTGAGACTTTATATAATGGCGTTGCTGGAGTATCTGAGATCGATACAGTTATGAAATTAGGAATGGCTCACCCAATGGGACCTTTACAATTAGCTGATTTTATAGGATTAGACGTCTGCCTTTCTATTCTTAATGTAATGTATGATGGTTTTAAAAACCCAAAATATGCACCTTGTCCATTGTTAGTTAATATGGTAATGGCAGGAAAACTTGGAGTAAAAAGTGGTGAAGGTTTCTATGATTACTCAGAAAGCAGAAAAGCAGAAAATGTAGCAAAGCAGTTTGTATAA
- a CDS encoding M23 family metallopeptidase — protein MKIYLSITLIVLLSLSCKKKHIVVSKDTSSANNLKTKIQVQNKYGIYDSLFKQHEEFISKDFDFPVGKPNARGYYNAQKFTENNHLGDDWNGVGGGNSDLGDAIFSIANGYISFADNIGGGWGNVIRIIHQYKGNYYESVYAHCQTLKVKKGDFVKKGELIATIGNADGIYYAHLHLEIRDDIFMDIGGGYSEDTKGYVDPTKFIKEN, from the coding sequence ATGAAGATATATCTTTCAATTACTTTAATCGTATTGCTATCACTATCGTGTAAAAAAAAACATATAGTAGTTTCTAAAGATACTTCATCTGCAAATAATCTAAAAACTAAGATTCAGGTTCAAAATAAATATGGGATATACGATTCATTATTCAAACAGCATGAAGAATTTATTTCCAAAGACTTTGATTTTCCAGTAGGTAAACCGAATGCTAGAGGATATTACAACGCTCAGAAGTTTACAGAAAATAATCATTTAGGTGACGATTGGAATGGTGTTGGGGGTGGTAATTCTGATCTTGGAGATGCCATCTTTTCTATAGCAAATGGATATATCTCTTTTGCTGATAATATTGGTGGAGGCTGGGGAAATGTAATACGTATTATTCATCAGTACAAAGGCAACTATTACGAATCTGTCTATGCCCATTGTCAAACCCTCAAAGTAAAAAAAGGGGACTTTGTTAAAAAAGGGGAATTAATTGCCACTATCGGAAATGCAGATGGTATTTATTACGCGCATTTGCATCTGGAGATAAGAGATGATATCTTTATGGACATTGGTGGTGGATATTCTGAGGATACTAAAGGATATGTAGATCCTACTAAATTTATAAAAGAAAATTAA
- a CDS encoding DUF1015 domain-containing protein, whose product MARINPFKAVRPTRDKVSLIASRSYQSYTPEERDSRMDYNPYSFLHIVNPGYKYHKEISGEDRYKLVRNRYLEFKEDEIFMQDETPCFYVYKIVNREQESFCGIIAAASAEDYENDIIKKHEDTLADRETTFKQYLKTVGFNAEPVLLTYPDNDTISKIIEKVIQERSEYEFTTTYRDTHYLWKVEDKKSIEQIQSAFDTMEIIYIADGHHRSASSYLLSKDLASNNEKHIGNEPYNFFMSYLIPESDLRIYEFNRLIKDLNGLSKEEFLIRLDEWFRIENRGIEVYKPSKPNHFSMYLDGEFYSLYLRKTIYEFTNALEELDAQILFKTVLAPILGIHDLRTDTRIEYSHGKNDIVYVKSKIDQGEFEVGFGLFPATVNQMKKIADQGLKMPPKSTYIEPKLRSGITIYEF is encoded by the coding sequence ATGGCAAGAATAAACCCGTTCAAGGCAGTTCGTCCTACAAGAGATAAGGTAAGTTTGATTGCATCCCGATCTTACCAAAGCTATACTCCAGAGGAAAGAGATTCTAGAATGGATTATAACCCATACTCCTTTTTACACATTGTCAATCCTGGATATAAATATCACAAAGAAATCTCTGGAGAAGATCGATATAAGCTTGTTCGTAACAGGTATTTAGAATTTAAAGAAGATGAGATCTTTATGCAAGATGAAACTCCGTGTTTCTATGTATATAAAATTGTGAATCGAGAGCAAGAGTCATTTTGTGGAATTATAGCCGCTGCTAGTGCCGAGGACTATGAAAATGACATCATCAAAAAGCATGAGGACACCTTAGCTGATCGAGAAACTACTTTTAAGCAATATCTAAAAACCGTAGGATTTAATGCCGAACCGGTGCTCCTCACCTATCCTGACAACGATACAATTTCTAAAATAATAGAAAAAGTTATCCAAGAAAGATCAGAGTATGAGTTTACAACTACCTATCGTGACACACATTATTTATGGAAAGTAGAGGATAAAAAAAGTATTGAGCAAATTCAATCGGCTTTCGACACAATGGAAATCATATATATTGCCGATGGTCATCATAGGTCTGCTTCTTCATATTTACTTTCAAAAGACTTAGCATCAAATAACGAAAAACATATTGGTAATGAGCCTTATAACTTCTTTATGAGTTATTTAATCCCTGAATCAGATCTAAGAATTTATGAGTTCAATAGATTAATTAAAGATCTTAATGGATTATCCAAAGAAGAATTTTTAATTCGTTTAGATGAATGGTTTAGGATAGAAAATCGTGGTATTGAAGTATATAAGCCATCAAAACCAAATCATTTTAGTATGTATTTGGATGGCGAATTCTATTCATTATATCTTAGAAAAACCATCTATGAATTTACAAATGCTCTGGAGGAACTAGATGCACAGATTTTGTTTAAAACAGTATTAGCTCCTATACTTGGTATTCACGATCTTAGAACAGATACCAGAATAGAATATTCTCACGGAAAAAATGATATTGTATATGTGAAAAGCAAAATAGATCAAGGAGAATTCGAAGTAGGTTTTGGATTATTTCCAGCCACTGTAAATCAAATGAAGAAAATAGCAGACCAAGGTTTAAAGATGCCTCCAAAAAGTACATATATTGAGCCAAAGCTAAGAAGTGGTATTACTATTTATGAATTCTAA